One segment of Mugil cephalus isolate CIBA_MC_2020 chromosome 14, CIBA_Mcephalus_1.1, whole genome shotgun sequence DNA contains the following:
- the LOC125019900 gene encoding small conductance calcium-activated potassium channel protein 1-like isoform X1: MYFSLFKRPLIPLTMEHSPSMNLSVVDGDEVEDHRPLLPPRMLPPAQACSPQCGIHHTVQAPVDHTVWMDRTQAMATTPLYNGHLYVSPSPRSARRGDKPKGKERKCEKKSAGSRHAPAHRERNQPCKARNAGPHRLQERVTSFTDVSVSPRGSPFKSPSRSHLGVRDAEGRARRKLGNVSLEMHSRHSLPEIIVTSRDDHLQQQHAEASQHRQERCEGAGLLPGAERPGPSPSPGPSPGPSPQRGHKKKKDAKDDEYKKTHNMGWRLVHRRALFLRRQRLNDCALAVGLFGVVLMVMETELSWSIYSKSSIYSIVLKSVISFSTVLLLGLIVAYHCCEVQLYVHDIGAEDWRIAMTTDRLALIVLELAAAAIHPYPVGVLAYFQQTKARLSLSETELEIILALPMFLRLYLLGRAMMLHSRLFTDTASRSIGALNKIHFNTRFVGKTLMTTYPGTVLMIFSVSLWIVAAWGLHVCERHHNYRDLSSNYMEALWMVSVTFLSIGYGDVVPHTYCGRSICLLTGIMGAGCTVLVVAVVARKLELTRAEKHVHNFMMDSHISKRIKIAAANVLRETWLIYKHTKLSRERDDTRVRMHQRKLLLAIHELRRVKMEKRILADQASTLVDLCKVREMQSLMYDVLAEVQGCRGELDSHIHSLEKHVVELREGFRSLMPLLSSTLSTQNSSIRHLLREREGKTEAAGASGADGLRD; encoded by the exons ATGTATTTCTCCCTCTTTAAAAGACCCTTAATCCCTCTCACCATGGAGCACTCCCCGTCTATGAACCTGTCAGTGGTGGATGGAGACGAGGTGGAGGACCaccgccccctcctcccgccACGAATGCTTCCTCCGGCTCAGGCCTGCTCGCCCCAGTGTGGGATACACCACACGGTCCAGGCGCCCGTGGATCACACCGTGTGGATGGACAGAACCCAGGCCATGGCCACCACCCCTCTGTACAACGGCCACCTGTACGTATCGCCCTCCCCGCGCTCGGCCAGGAGGGGAGACAAGCCCAAAGGCAAAGAGAGGAAATGCGAGAAAAAGTCGGCGGGGAGCAGACACGCCCCGGCGCACAGGGAACGGAACCAGCCGTGCAAAGCCAGGAACGCGGGGCCGCACAGACTCCAGGAGAGGGTCACGTCGTTCACCGACGTGTCCGTTTCTCCCCGCGGGTCACCCTTCAAGAGTCCCAGCAGGTCCCACCTGGGCGTCAGGGACGCCGAGGGGCGGGCGCGTCGCAAGTTGGGCAACGTCTCCTTGGAGATGCACAGCCGCCACAGCCTCCCAGAGATCATTGTCACCAGTAGGGACGaccacctccagcagcagcacgcGGAGGCGTCCCAGCATCGGCAGGAGCGGTGCGAGGGCGCGGGCCTGCTGCCGGGGGCCGAGCGTCCCGGTCCGAGCCCCAGCCCCGGCCCCAGCCCCGGCCCGAGCCCTCAGCGCGGccacaaaaagaagaaggacgCCAAGGACGACGAGTACAAAAAGACCCACAACATGGGCTGGCGGCTGGTCCACAGGAGGGCCCTGTTCCTGAGGAGGCAGCGGCTGAACGACTGCGCCCTGGCTGTGGGCCTGTTCGGGGTGGTGTTGATGGTGATGGAGACGGAGCTCTCCTGGAGCATCTACAGCAAG AGCTCCATCTACTCCATCGTGCTCAAGTCCGTCATCAGTTTCTCCACTGTCCTCCTGCTCGGCCTCATCGTAGCGTACCACTGCTGCGAGGTGCAG CTCTACGTTCACGACATCGGTGCAGAAGACTGGCGCATTGCCATGACGACGGACCGCTTGGCTCTGATCGTCCTGGAGCTGGCGGCGGCGGCCATTCATCCTTATCCAGTGGGCGTGCTGGCGTACTTCCAGCAGACCAAGGCCCGCCTGTCGCTCTCCGAGACGGAGCTGGAGATCATCCTGGCTCTGCCCATGTTCCTGAGGCTCTACCTGCTTGGCCGGGCCATGATGCTGCACAGCCGCCTCTTCACCGACACGGCCTCCCGCAGCATCGGGGCGCTGAACAAG ATACACTTCAACACGCGCTTTGTGGGGAAAACGCTGATGACGACCTACCCCGGCACGGTGCTGATGATTTTCAGCGTCTCTCTGTGGATTGTGGCCGCGTGGGGCTTGCACGTCTGTGAGAG ACACCACAACTACAGGGACCTGAGCAGCAACTACATGGAGGCCTTGTGGATGGTGTCCGTCACCTTCTTGTCCATCGGTTACGGAGACGTGGTCCCACACACCTACTGCGGACGCAGCATCTGCCTCCTCACGGGGATAATG GGAGCCGGCTGCACGGTcttggtggtggcggtggtcgCCAGGAAGCTGGAGCTGACCAGGGCAGAGAAGCACGTTCACAACTTCATGATGGACTCCCACATATCCAAGAGG ATAAAAATTGCTGCCGCAAATGTGCTGAGAGAGACTTGGCTCATCTACAAGCACACTAAGCTGTCAAGAGAAAGAGATGACACCAGAGTCCGCATGCACCAGAGGAAGCTCCTCCTGGCCATCCACGA GCTGCGGAgagtgaagatggaaaagaggATCCTTGCAGATCAGGCGAGCACACTCGTTGACCTCTGCAAGGTGAGAGAG ATGCAGAGCCTGATGTACGACGTGCTGGCGGAGGTGCAGGGCTGCAGGGGGGAGCTGGACTCGCACATCCACAGCCTGGAGAAGCACGTGGTGGAGCTGAGGGAGGGCTTCAGGAGCCTGATGCCGCTCCTCTCCAGCACCCTGTCCACGCAGAACTCCTCCATCCGCCACCTCCTccgggagagggaggggaagacGGAGGCCGCCGGCGCGAGCGGAGCGGACGGGCTAAGAGACTGA
- the lrrc71 gene encoding leucine-rich repeat-containing protein 71 encodes MSKERREAKRANTQDDASKNEGLSPTLPVQTFDEYQCCGNVEIDFPRLCSLLDMKYIPAAKSQITASSSSGTKGGGTDNKPEENTEPFWDKPCLHVELYKEDPLTANTLRVSGWKLNEQLFRVLMKMLPSMKLLRRILFWQAGLTDQMVISLMSTVSLCSSLRIVTLEGNTLPERSHHLLLSEDSVLTQLSLRNNRIGDEGARLIGLALSTTRSANKNLTSLNLAFNSIGDAGAKYIAQGLRFNRTLRFLALTNNHIGDSGAAHLAGILCEFALTHEEIVERRKLLLERGQSSAFRAEESSAEQSGSVLSSSSLSVSREENEVPTKKREVSKKDKKAAADKENQKISKNPSDKKGSQSKDGKPGGKEVEPPEQEPELVENVHPLLDEVVNYRDGQLFIPGNTTLISLCLAGNRITEKSLPLILASLEMQHDRKILPRLYLQRNRIPPECESYVMIQKLMEQRDLLKKQQ; translated from the exons ATGTctaaggagaggagagaagcaaAGAGAGCAAACACCCAGGATGACGCCTCTAAAAATGAAG GGCTGAGTCCAACATTGCCTGTACAGACCTTCG ATGAATATCAGTGCTGTGGAAATGTGGAGATCGACTTCCCTCGGCTTTGTTCTCTCCTGGACATGAAGTATATTCCAGCTGCAAAGTCTCAGATCACAGCCTCGTCTAGCTCTGGTACTAAAGGAGGAGGCACTG ACAACAAGCCAGAGGAAAACACTGAACCTTTTTGGGATAAGCCTTGTCTACACGTTGAGCTGTATAAGGAAGACCCCCTCACTGCCAACACATTGAGGGTTTCTG GGTGGAAATTGAATGAGCAGCTTTTCCGAGTGCTGATGAAGATGCTTCCTTCCATGAAATTGCTACGGAGGATTCT GTTTTGGCAGGCGGGACTGACAGATCAAATGGTGATCTCCCTCATGAGCACAGTATCTCTGTGCTCCAGCCTCAG AATTGTGACACTGGAGGGCAACACCCTTCCAGAGCGGAGCCACCACCTTCTTCTCTCTGAGGACAGTGT TCTCACTCAGTTGTCCCTTCGAAATAATCGGATTGGAGACGAAGGCGCTCGTCTCATTGGTTTGGCCCTGTCAACAACCCGGTCCGCTAACAAGAACCTTACGTCACTCAACCTGGCATTCAATTCAATTGGTGATGCAGGAGCTAAGTACATTGCACAG GGTCTACGGTTCAATCGTACTTTGCGTTTTCTCGCGTTGACCAACAACCATATTGGAGACTCAGGAGCTGCTCATCTGGCCGGG ATACTTTGTGAGTTTGCTCTAACTCATGAAGAAATAGTTGAGAGGAGGAAGCTCCTGCTGGAAAGAGGGCAGTCT tctgCTTTTAGGGCTGAAGAATCATCTGCTGAACAGTCTGGTTCGGTGCTCAGCAGCTCATCACTCAGtgtcagcagagaggagaatgAAGTCCCTACCAAAAAAAGG GAAGTGtccaaaaaagacaagaaagcaGCTGCTGACAAAGAAAACCAGAAGATCAGCAAGAACC CTTCCGATAAAAAGGGATCTCAGAGTAAAGATGGAAAGCCTGGAGGCAAAGAGGTAGAACCACCTGAACAGGAG CCCGAGTTGGTGGAGAACGTGCACCCCCTACTGGATGAGGTGGTGAATTACAGAGACGGACAGCTCTTTATTCCCGGGAACACGactctcatctctctctgtttggCAG gAAACAGGATCACAGAGAAGTCATTACCTCTGATCCTGGCATCACTGGAGATGCAGCATGATAGAAAAATACTGCCACGACTCTATCTGCAG AGAAACCGCATCCCACCAGAATGTGAGAGTTACGTGATGATACAGAAACTGATGGAGCAAAGAGATCTACTTAAAAAGCAGCAATGA
- the chrna11 gene encoding cholinergic receptor, nicotinic, alpha 11: MWHSVALLLSGFFALIHVSLQGPHQRNLLKNLLKDYNRMERPVGNDSHTLTVVFSLSLIQIMDVDEKNQVLTSNMWLRMSWFDHYLQWNQTEHPGVKNLRFTTDQIWTPDILLYNSADDDFDSTFKTNILVNSSGYAEYLPPGIFMSTCNVDVRWFPFDIQKCELKFGSWTYDGWLLDLQMNDADISGYMPNGEWDLVGVPGSRNELFYDCCKEPYPDVTFVITIRRRTLYYALNLLIPCVLLSSMTLLIFVLPADSGEKISLGITVLLSLTVFMLLVAEIMPATSDSVPLIGQYFASIMIIVGMSVIATVVVLQYHHHDPNGGNMPKWVQLVLLQWVAWFLRMKRPGENDDPERPPCAPHLRRCSSGSQSGSIPNPPDPTLHPLHPQNLAPLQTGPLHAGHPHLHAQSSTNNNGNLLYMGYQSMEDPSMLSETIQRNNIAAGPPRVAGSPPPHLPSQFCSSPPPPTPNMDTVGCPSTVSSGGGFGGGAGGCSTSGIGDPQLQAILEEVRYMADRFREQDETESMADQWKFAGAVIDRLCLVAFSVFNIICTISILMSAPNFVEAISKDFV; this comes from the exons ATGTGGCACTCGGtggctctgctcctctctggaTTCTTTGCTCTGATCCACG tGTCGTTGCAAGGTCCTCACCAGAGGAACCTGCTCAAGAACCTCCTGAAAGACTACAACCGGATGGAGAGGCCTGTGGGCAACGACTCCCACACTCTCACCGTCGTCTTTTCCCTCAGTTTGATCCAGATCATGGACGTG GATGAGAAGAACCAGGTGTTAACCTCTAACATGTGGCTGAGGATG agcTGGTTCGATCACTACCTCCAGTGGAACCAGACCGAACACCCCGGAGTGAAGAACCTTCGCTTCACCACGGATCAGATCTGGACGCCGGACATCCTCCTCTACAACAG tgcagATGACGACTTTGACTCCACCTTTAAGACCAATATTCTGGTGAACTCCAGCGGCTACGCCGAGTACCTGCCCCCAG GAATCTTCATGAGCACGTGCAACGTGGACGTCCGCTGGTTCCCCTTTGACATCCAGAAGTGCGAGTTGAAATTCGGCTCCTGGACGTACGACGGCTggctgctggacctccagatGAACGACGCCGACATCTCGGGCTACATGCCCAACGGAGAGTGGGACCTCGTGG GTGTTCCCGGCTCAAGGAACGAGCTCTTCTACGACTGCTGCAAGGAGCCCTACCCGGACGTGACGTTTGTGATCACGATACGGCGGCGGACGCTCTACTACGCCTTGAATCTGCTCATCCCGTGTGTGCTGCTGTCCTCCATGACCTTGCTAATCTTTGTGCTGCCAGCTGACTCCGGGGAGAAGATATCGCTAG GTATCACCGTCTTGCTGTCTCTCACTGTTTTTATGTTGCTGGTCGCAGAGATCATGCCGGCCACGTCTGACTCCGTCCCTCTTATAG GTCAGTACTTCGCCAGTATAATGATCATCGTTGGGATGTCAGTCATCGCCACCGTGGTGGTTCTGCAATATCACCACCACGATCCAAACGGAGGGAACATGCCGAAATGG GTGCAGCTCGTTTTGTTGCAGTGGGTCGCATGGTTCCTGCGAATGAAGCGGCCCGGGGAGAATGACGACCCGGAGCGGCCCCCGTGTGCTCCCCACTTGCGCCGCTGCTCTTCGGGCTCGCAGAGCGGGAGCATCCCCAACCCCCCAGACCCGACGCTTCACCCGCTGCACCCGCAGAACCTGGCTCCTCTCCAAACGGGGCCCCTTCACGCGGGGCACCCTCACCTCCACGCTCAGtccagcaccaacaacaacggGAACCTCCTGTACATGGGCTACCAGAGCATGGAGGACCCTTCGATGCTCTCGGAGACCATCCAGAGGAACAATATCGCCGCCGGGCCTCCGCGCGTGGCAGGAAGCCCGCCGCCGCACCTACCGTCACAGTTCTGCAGCTCCCCACCGCCGCCTACTCCTAATATGGATACCGTAGGGTGTCCTAGCACGGTCTCCAGCGGCGGGGGGTTCGGAGGCGGAGCGGGGGGCTGCTCGACTTCGGGGATAGGCGACCCCCAGCTGCAGGCTATCCTGGAGGAAGTGCGCTACATGGCAGACCGTTTCCGGGAGCAGGACGAGACTGAGAGCATGGCCGACCAGTGGAAATTTGCAGGCGCTGTGATCGATCGCCTGTGTCTGGTGGCATTTAGCGTTTTCAACATCATCTGCACCATCTCAATCCTCATGTCGGCTCCAAACTTTGTGGAGGCTATTTCGAAGGACTTTGTTTGA
- the LOC125019900 gene encoding small conductance calcium-activated potassium channel protein 1-like isoform X3: MEHSPSMNLSVVDGDEVEDHRPLLPPRMLPPAQACSPQCGIHHTVQAPVDHTVWMDRTQAMATTPLYNGHLYVSPSPRSARRGDKPKGKERKCEKKSAGSRHAPAHRERNQPCKARNAGPHRLQERVTSFTDVSVSPRGSPFKSPSRSHLGVRDAEGRARRKLGNVSLEMHSRHSLPEIIVTSRDDHLQQQHAEASQHRQERCEGAGLLPGAERPGPSPSPGPSPGPSPQRGHKKKKDAKDDEYKKTHNMGWRLVHRRALFLRRQRLNDCALAVGLFGVVLMVMETELSWSIYSKSSIYSIVLKSVISFSTVLLLGLIVAYHCCEVQLYVHDIGAEDWRIAMTTDRLALIVLELAAAAIHPYPVGVLAYFQQTKARLSLSETELEIILALPMFLRLYLLGRAMMLHSRLFTDTASRSIGALNKIHFNTRFVGKTLMTTYPGTVLMIFSVSLWIVAAWGLHVCERHHNYRDLSSNYMEALWMVSVTFLSIGYGDVVPHTYCGRSICLLTGIMGAGCTVLVVAVVARKLELTRAEKHVHNFMMDSHISKRIKIAAANVLRETWLIYKHTKLSRERDDTRVRMHQRKLLLAIHELRRVKMEKRILADQASTLVDLCKVREMQSLMYDVLAEVQGCRGELDSHIHSLEKHVVELREGFRSLMPLLSSTLSTQNSSIRHLLREREGKTEAAGASGADGLRD; encoded by the exons ATGGAGCACTCCCCGTCTATGAACCTGTCAGTGGTGGATGGAGACGAGGTGGAGGACCaccgccccctcctcccgccACGAATGCTTCCTCCGGCTCAGGCCTGCTCGCCCCAGTGTGGGATACACCACACGGTCCAGGCGCCCGTGGATCACACCGTGTGGATGGACAGAACCCAGGCCATGGCCACCACCCCTCTGTACAACGGCCACCTGTACGTATCGCCCTCCCCGCGCTCGGCCAGGAGGGGAGACAAGCCCAAAGGCAAAGAGAGGAAATGCGAGAAAAAGTCGGCGGGGAGCAGACACGCCCCGGCGCACAGGGAACGGAACCAGCCGTGCAAAGCCAGGAACGCGGGGCCGCACAGACTCCAGGAGAGGGTCACGTCGTTCACCGACGTGTCCGTTTCTCCCCGCGGGTCACCCTTCAAGAGTCCCAGCAGGTCCCACCTGGGCGTCAGGGACGCCGAGGGGCGGGCGCGTCGCAAGTTGGGCAACGTCTCCTTGGAGATGCACAGCCGCCACAGCCTCCCAGAGATCATTGTCACCAGTAGGGACGaccacctccagcagcagcacgcGGAGGCGTCCCAGCATCGGCAGGAGCGGTGCGAGGGCGCGGGCCTGCTGCCGGGGGCCGAGCGTCCCGGTCCGAGCCCCAGCCCCGGCCCCAGCCCCGGCCCGAGCCCTCAGCGCGGccacaaaaagaagaaggacgCCAAGGACGACGAGTACAAAAAGACCCACAACATGGGCTGGCGGCTGGTCCACAGGAGGGCCCTGTTCCTGAGGAGGCAGCGGCTGAACGACTGCGCCCTGGCTGTGGGCCTGTTCGGGGTGGTGTTGATGGTGATGGAGACGGAGCTCTCCTGGAGCATCTACAGCAAG AGCTCCATCTACTCCATCGTGCTCAAGTCCGTCATCAGTTTCTCCACTGTCCTCCTGCTCGGCCTCATCGTAGCGTACCACTGCTGCGAGGTGCAG CTCTACGTTCACGACATCGGTGCAGAAGACTGGCGCATTGCCATGACGACGGACCGCTTGGCTCTGATCGTCCTGGAGCTGGCGGCGGCGGCCATTCATCCTTATCCAGTGGGCGTGCTGGCGTACTTCCAGCAGACCAAGGCCCGCCTGTCGCTCTCCGAGACGGAGCTGGAGATCATCCTGGCTCTGCCCATGTTCCTGAGGCTCTACCTGCTTGGCCGGGCCATGATGCTGCACAGCCGCCTCTTCACCGACACGGCCTCCCGCAGCATCGGGGCGCTGAACAAG ATACACTTCAACACGCGCTTTGTGGGGAAAACGCTGATGACGACCTACCCCGGCACGGTGCTGATGATTTTCAGCGTCTCTCTGTGGATTGTGGCCGCGTGGGGCTTGCACGTCTGTGAGAG ACACCACAACTACAGGGACCTGAGCAGCAACTACATGGAGGCCTTGTGGATGGTGTCCGTCACCTTCTTGTCCATCGGTTACGGAGACGTGGTCCCACACACCTACTGCGGACGCAGCATCTGCCTCCTCACGGGGATAATG GGAGCCGGCTGCACGGTcttggtggtggcggtggtcgCCAGGAAGCTGGAGCTGACCAGGGCAGAGAAGCACGTTCACAACTTCATGATGGACTCCCACATATCCAAGAGG ATAAAAATTGCTGCCGCAAATGTGCTGAGAGAGACTTGGCTCATCTACAAGCACACTAAGCTGTCAAGAGAAAGAGATGACACCAGAGTCCGCATGCACCAGAGGAAGCTCCTCCTGGCCATCCACGA GCTGCGGAgagtgaagatggaaaagaggATCCTTGCAGATCAGGCGAGCACACTCGTTGACCTCTGCAAGGTGAGAGAG ATGCAGAGCCTGATGTACGACGTGCTGGCGGAGGTGCAGGGCTGCAGGGGGGAGCTGGACTCGCACATCCACAGCCTGGAGAAGCACGTGGTGGAGCTGAGGGAGGGCTTCAGGAGCCTGATGCCGCTCCTCTCCAGCACCCTGTCCACGCAGAACTCCTCCATCCGCCACCTCCTccgggagagggaggggaagacGGAGGCCGCCGGCGCGAGCGGAGCGGACGGGCTAAGAGACTGA
- the rps27.1 gene encoding 40S ribosomal protein S27.1, producing MPLAKDLLHPSPEEEKRRHKKKRLVQSPNSYFMDVKCPGCYKITTVFSHAQTVVLCVGCSTVLCQPTGGKARLTEGCSFRRKQH from the exons ATGCCA CTCGCAAAAGACTTGTTGCACCCATCccctgaggaggagaagaggaggcacAAGAAGAAGCGTCTAGTTCAGAGCCCCAACTCTTACTTTATGGATGTGAAATGTCCAG gaTGCTACAAGATCACGACGGTGTTCAGCCACGCGCAGACGGTTGTGCTGTGTGTGGGCTGTTCGACAGTCCTCTGTCAGCCCACTGGAGGCAAAGCCCGCCTCACAGAGG GGTGCTCATTCAGGAGGAAGCAGCACTAG
- the LOC125019900 gene encoding small conductance calcium-activated potassium channel protein 1-like isoform X2, with translation MYFSLFKRPLIPLTMEHSPSMNLSVVDGDEVEDHRPLLPPRMLPPAQACSPQCGIHHTVQAPVDHTVWMDRTQAMATTPLYNGHLYVSPSPRSARRGDKPKGKERKCEKKSAGSRHAPAHRERNQPCKARNAGPHRLQERVTSFTDVSVSPRGSPFKSPSRSHLGVRDAEGRARRKLGNVSLEMHSRHSLPEIIVTSRDDHLQQQHAEASQHRQERCEGAGLLPGAERPGPSPSPGPSPGPSPQRGHKKKKDAKDDEYKKTHNMGWRLVHRRALFLRRQRLNDCALAVGLFGVVLMVMETELSWSIYSKSSIYSIVLKSVISFSTVLLLGLIVAYHCCEVQLYVHDIGAEDWRIAMTTDRLALIVLELAAAAIHPYPVGVLAYFQQTKARLSLSETELEIILALPMFLRLYLLGRAMMLHSRLFTDTASRSIGALNKIHFNTRFVGKTLMTTYPGTVLMIFSVSLWIVAAWGLHVCERHHNYRDLSSNYMEALWMVSVTFLSIGYGDVVPHTYCGRSICLLTGIMGAGCTVLVVAVVARKLELTRAEKHVHNFMMDSHISKRIKIAAANVLRETWLIYKHTKLSRERDDTRVRMHQRKLLLAIHELRRVKMEKRILADQASTLVDLCKMQSLMYDVLAEVQGCRGELDSHIHSLEKHVVELREGFRSLMPLLSSTLSTQNSSIRHLLREREGKTEAAGASGADGLRD, from the exons ATGTATTTCTCCCTCTTTAAAAGACCCTTAATCCCTCTCACCATGGAGCACTCCCCGTCTATGAACCTGTCAGTGGTGGATGGAGACGAGGTGGAGGACCaccgccccctcctcccgccACGAATGCTTCCTCCGGCTCAGGCCTGCTCGCCCCAGTGTGGGATACACCACACGGTCCAGGCGCCCGTGGATCACACCGTGTGGATGGACAGAACCCAGGCCATGGCCACCACCCCTCTGTACAACGGCCACCTGTACGTATCGCCCTCCCCGCGCTCGGCCAGGAGGGGAGACAAGCCCAAAGGCAAAGAGAGGAAATGCGAGAAAAAGTCGGCGGGGAGCAGACACGCCCCGGCGCACAGGGAACGGAACCAGCCGTGCAAAGCCAGGAACGCGGGGCCGCACAGACTCCAGGAGAGGGTCACGTCGTTCACCGACGTGTCCGTTTCTCCCCGCGGGTCACCCTTCAAGAGTCCCAGCAGGTCCCACCTGGGCGTCAGGGACGCCGAGGGGCGGGCGCGTCGCAAGTTGGGCAACGTCTCCTTGGAGATGCACAGCCGCCACAGCCTCCCAGAGATCATTGTCACCAGTAGGGACGaccacctccagcagcagcacgcGGAGGCGTCCCAGCATCGGCAGGAGCGGTGCGAGGGCGCGGGCCTGCTGCCGGGGGCCGAGCGTCCCGGTCCGAGCCCCAGCCCCGGCCCCAGCCCCGGCCCGAGCCCTCAGCGCGGccacaaaaagaagaaggacgCCAAGGACGACGAGTACAAAAAGACCCACAACATGGGCTGGCGGCTGGTCCACAGGAGGGCCCTGTTCCTGAGGAGGCAGCGGCTGAACGACTGCGCCCTGGCTGTGGGCCTGTTCGGGGTGGTGTTGATGGTGATGGAGACGGAGCTCTCCTGGAGCATCTACAGCAAG AGCTCCATCTACTCCATCGTGCTCAAGTCCGTCATCAGTTTCTCCACTGTCCTCCTGCTCGGCCTCATCGTAGCGTACCACTGCTGCGAGGTGCAG CTCTACGTTCACGACATCGGTGCAGAAGACTGGCGCATTGCCATGACGACGGACCGCTTGGCTCTGATCGTCCTGGAGCTGGCGGCGGCGGCCATTCATCCTTATCCAGTGGGCGTGCTGGCGTACTTCCAGCAGACCAAGGCCCGCCTGTCGCTCTCCGAGACGGAGCTGGAGATCATCCTGGCTCTGCCCATGTTCCTGAGGCTCTACCTGCTTGGCCGGGCCATGATGCTGCACAGCCGCCTCTTCACCGACACGGCCTCCCGCAGCATCGGGGCGCTGAACAAG ATACACTTCAACACGCGCTTTGTGGGGAAAACGCTGATGACGACCTACCCCGGCACGGTGCTGATGATTTTCAGCGTCTCTCTGTGGATTGTGGCCGCGTGGGGCTTGCACGTCTGTGAGAG ACACCACAACTACAGGGACCTGAGCAGCAACTACATGGAGGCCTTGTGGATGGTGTCCGTCACCTTCTTGTCCATCGGTTACGGAGACGTGGTCCCACACACCTACTGCGGACGCAGCATCTGCCTCCTCACGGGGATAATG GGAGCCGGCTGCACGGTcttggtggtggcggtggtcgCCAGGAAGCTGGAGCTGACCAGGGCAGAGAAGCACGTTCACAACTTCATGATGGACTCCCACATATCCAAGAGG ATAAAAATTGCTGCCGCAAATGTGCTGAGAGAGACTTGGCTCATCTACAAGCACACTAAGCTGTCAAGAGAAAGAGATGACACCAGAGTCCGCATGCACCAGAGGAAGCTCCTCCTGGCCATCCACGA GCTGCGGAgagtgaagatggaaaagaggATCCTTGCAGATCAGGCGAGCACACTCGTTGACCTCTGCAAG ATGCAGAGCCTGATGTACGACGTGCTGGCGGAGGTGCAGGGCTGCAGGGGGGAGCTGGACTCGCACATCCACAGCCTGGAGAAGCACGTGGTGGAGCTGAGGGAGGGCTTCAGGAGCCTGATGCCGCTCCTCTCCAGCACCCTGTCCACGCAGAACTCCTCCATCCGCCACCTCCTccgggagagggaggggaagacGGAGGCCGCCGGCGCGAGCGGAGCGGACGGGCTAAGAGACTGA